A region from the Pseudonocardia petroleophila genome encodes:
- a CDS encoding copper resistance D family protein — translation MTAPTATADRLRPAVWTALAVGAALVATALAGATAAVPLGVAVTRVGADAAGVACVGLALVAVLLPGPTGATRRDLARIDTRVDRALLVLGGGWVVLVVLGVTFRSADAFGRTLGRLGGGEVVAWSTRLAAGRGMVLTACCALVVLVCAVVRLRDPDRIAVRIPLIAALLGVLTPTVTGHAGSAPDHQLAVVTAALHAGAAALWVGGLGALLVLVAAHRPLLDATIGRFSQLAGLCIVVVAITGVLGAQVRLADWGALLSTGYGLLVVAKGVALVALGGLGALARRRLATGRTPVLRWAGIEVGLMAITLGLAAALTQTAP, via the coding sequence GTGACCGCCCCGACCGCGACGGCCGACCGGCTCCGCCCTGCCGTGTGGACCGCACTCGCGGTCGGGGCGGCGCTGGTCGCCACCGCACTCGCCGGGGCGACCGCCGCGGTCCCGCTCGGCGTGGCCGTCACGCGGGTCGGTGCCGACGCGGCCGGGGTCGCGTGCGTCGGGCTCGCGCTCGTCGCGGTGCTGCTGCCCGGCCCGACCGGGGCCACCCGGCGCGACCTCGCCCGCATCGACACCCGCGTCGACCGCGCACTGCTGGTGCTCGGCGGCGGCTGGGTCGTGCTGGTCGTGCTCGGCGTGACGTTCCGGTCGGCCGACGCGTTCGGCCGCACGCTCGGCCGCCTCGGCGGGGGCGAGGTGGTGGCCTGGTCGACGCGGCTGGCCGCGGGCCGCGGGATGGTCCTGACGGCCTGCTGCGCGCTGGTCGTGCTGGTCTGCGCGGTCGTGCGGCTGCGCGACCCGGACCGGATCGCCGTGCGCATCCCGCTGATCGCGGCGCTGCTCGGCGTGCTGACGCCCACCGTCACCGGGCACGCCGGGTCGGCCCCGGACCACCAGCTCGCGGTGGTCACCGCCGCGCTGCACGCCGGGGCGGCCGCGCTGTGGGTGGGCGGGCTCGGGGCGCTGCTCGTGCTCGTCGCCGCGCACCGTCCGCTGCTCGACGCCACGATCGGCCGGTTCTCGCAGCTCGCGGGCCTCTGCATCGTCGTCGTCGCGATCACCGGGGTGCTCGGCGCGCAGGTGCGTCTGGCGGACTGGGGCGCGCTGCTCAGCACCGGCTACGGGCTGCTCGTCGTCGCGAAGGGCGTCGCGCTGGTGGCGCTGGGAGGGTTGGGCGCACTGGCCCGGCGGCGGCTCGCCACCGGGCGCACACCGGTGCTGCGCTGGGCCGGGATCGAGGTGGGCCTGATGGCCATCACGCTCGGGCTCGCTGCGGCCCTGACCCAGACCGCCCCCTAA
- a CDS encoding dihydrolipoyl dehydrogenase family protein, giving the protein MTEFDVLVIGAGAVGENAAGYAAQAGLSVAMVESELVGGECSYWACMPSKALLRTGHAAAALRRLPGTTAAFDPQAVLDRRDSFTHDWDDASQVEWAEGAGITVLRGHARLTGERAIEIDGQAYTARHAVVVCTGSTPVTPPVDGIDTVRTWSSRDATSAKEIPARLGVLGGGVIGCELAQAFQRLGSQVVLVQHGSSLLESMEPFAGERVAAALREEGVDLRLGASLDSVSPSGDAIALHVDGAEIVVDEFLVATGRRPNTADVGVETVGLEAGKPLDVDDSGLVRGVDGGWLYAAGDVTGRAPLTHQGKYAARIVGAVIGAKAAGKPVDTAPWSEHAATADHVAVPQVVFTDPEVAAVGRTEAQAREAGLDVRVVDIPIAVGGSSLQADGYDGAARMIVDEARGVLVGVTFVGQDVAELVHAATVAVVGEVPLHRLWHAVPAYPTMSEVWLRLLESYRG; this is encoded by the coding sequence GTGACCGAGTTCGACGTCCTCGTCATCGGGGCAGGCGCGGTCGGGGAGAACGCCGCTGGCTACGCGGCGCAGGCCGGGCTGTCGGTCGCGATGGTGGAGTCCGAGCTGGTGGGCGGCGAGTGCTCGTACTGGGCGTGCATGCCGTCGAAGGCGCTGCTGCGCACCGGGCACGCCGCCGCAGCGCTGCGCCGCCTGCCCGGCACGACGGCGGCGTTCGACCCGCAGGCGGTGCTCGACCGCCGCGACTCCTTCACCCACGACTGGGACGACGCGAGCCAGGTGGAGTGGGCGGAGGGAGCCGGGATCACGGTGCTGCGCGGGCACGCGCGACTCACCGGCGAGCGCGCGATCGAGATCGACGGGCAGGCGTACACCGCGCGGCACGCCGTCGTCGTGTGCACCGGCAGCACACCGGTCACGCCCCCGGTCGACGGCATCGACACCGTCCGCACCTGGAGCTCCCGCGACGCCACCTCGGCGAAGGAGATCCCGGCCCGGCTCGGTGTGCTCGGCGGCGGCGTCATCGGCTGCGAGCTGGCCCAGGCCTTCCAGCGGCTCGGCTCGCAGGTCGTGCTCGTGCAGCACGGGTCGTCGCTGCTGGAGTCGATGGAGCCGTTCGCGGGCGAGCGGGTCGCCGCTGCGCTGCGCGAGGAGGGCGTCGATCTGCGGCTCGGTGCGTCGCTCGACTCGGTCTCCCCGTCCGGCGACGCCATCGCGCTGCACGTCGACGGGGCGGAGATCGTCGTCGACGAGTTCCTGGTCGCCACCGGGCGCCGGCCGAACACCGCCGACGTGGGCGTCGAGACAGTCGGGCTGGAGGCAGGGAAGCCGCTCGACGTCGACGACTCCGGGCTGGTGCGCGGCGTCGACGGCGGCTGGCTCTACGCCGCAGGCGACGTCACCGGGCGCGCCCCGCTGACCCACCAGGGCAAGTACGCCGCGCGGATCGTCGGCGCGGTGATCGGGGCGAAGGCGGCCGGGAAGCCGGTGGACACGGCGCCGTGGAGCGAGCACGCCGCCACCGCCGACCACGTCGCCGTGCCCCAGGTGGTGTTCACCGACCCCGAGGTCGCGGCCGTCGGGCGGACCGAGGCGCAGGCCCGCGAGGCCGGGCTCGACGTGCGGGTGGTCGACATCCCCATCGCCGTGGGCGGGTCGTCGCTGCAGGCCGACGGGTACGACGGGGCCGCCCGGATGATCGTCGACGAGGCGCGCGGCGTGCTCGTCGGCGTCACCTTCGTGGGGCAGGACGTCGCGGAGCTGGTGCACGCGGCGACGGTCGCGGTGGTCGGGGAGGTGCCGCTGCACCGGCTCTGGCACGCCGTGCCCGCCTACCCGACGATGAGCGAGGTGTGGCTGCGGCTGCTGGAGTCCTACCGCGGTTAG
- a CDS encoding NAD(P)-binding oxidoreductase → MHVVIAGGHGKIGLRLAALLAGRGDTVTAVVRNPDHRADVETAGATCAVVDLETASVDELASHLKGADAVVFAAGAGPNSGVARKDTVDRAAAVLLADAAKQAGVSRYLLVSSTGVEADPDPGSGEVWVAYLRAKKAAEDAIRATDLAWTILRPGRLTDDPAVGTVLLATPPVDRADVTRDDTAAVLAALLDAPGTAGRVLELREGDVDVLEAVVAVTS, encoded by the coding sequence GTGCATGTCGTCATCGCGGGTGGACACGGGAAGATCGGACTGCGGCTCGCCGCACTGCTGGCCGGGCGGGGGGACACGGTCACGGCCGTGGTGCGCAACCCCGACCACCGGGCCGACGTCGAGACGGCCGGCGCGACCTGCGCCGTCGTCGACCTGGAGACGGCGTCGGTCGACGAGCTGGCGTCGCACCTGAAGGGGGCCGACGCGGTGGTGTTCGCCGCGGGCGCCGGCCCGAACAGCGGTGTCGCCCGCAAGGACACCGTCGACCGCGCCGCCGCGGTGCTGCTCGCCGACGCCGCGAAGCAGGCCGGGGTGAGCCGCTACCTCCTGGTCTCCTCCACCGGGGTCGAAGCCGATCCGGACCCCGGCAGCGGCGAGGTCTGGGTGGCCTACCTGCGGGCGAAGAAGGCCGCGGAGGACGCGATCCGCGCCACCGACCTGGCCTGGACGATCCTGCGGCCCGGCCGGCTCACCGACGACCCGGCCGTCGGCACCGTGCTGCTGGCCACCCCGCCGGTCGACCGGGCCGACGTCACCCGCGACGACACCGCCGCCGTGCTCGCGGCCCTGCTCGACGCCCCCGGCACCGCGGGCCGGGTGCTGGAGCTGCGCGAGGGCGACGTCGACGTGCTCGAGGCCGTCGTCGCGGTGACGTCGTGA